The following are encoded together in the Prionailurus viverrinus isolate Anna chromosome B3, UM_Priviv_1.0, whole genome shotgun sequence genome:
- the ALDH6A1 gene encoding methylmalonate-semialdehyde dehydrogenase [acylating], mitochondrial, translating to MAVAVAAAAAVRTRILQVSSKVNSTWYPASSFSSSVPTVKLFIDGKFVESKSDKWIDIHNPATNEVIGRVPLATKAEMDMAVASCKRAFPTWADTSVLSRQQILLRYQQLIKENLKEIAKLITLEQGKTLADAEGDVFRGLQVVEHACSVTSLLLGETMPSITKDMDLYSYRLPLGVCAGIAPFNFPAMIPLWMFPMAIVCGNTFLLKPSERVPGASMLLAKLFQDSGAPDGTLNIIHGQHEAVNFICDHPDIKAISFVGSNQAGEYIFERGSRHGKRVQANMGAKNHGVVMPDANKENTLNQLVGAAFGAAGQRCMALSTAILVGEAKKWLPELVERAKNLRVNAGDQPGADLGPLITPQAKERVCNLIDSGTKEGASILLDGRKIKVKGYENGNFVGPTIISNVKPTMTCYKEEIFGPVLVVLETDTLDEAIKIVNDNPYGNGTAIFTTNGATARKYSHLVDVGQVGVNVPIPVPLPMFSFTGSRSSFRGDTNFYGKQGIQFYTQLKTITSQWKEEDATLSSPAVVMPTMGR from the exons atggcggtggcggtggcggcggcggcagcagtgCGGACCCGGATCCTGCAG GTCTCTTCCAAGGTGAATTCCACTTGGTATCCAGcatcctccttttcttcttcagtg CCAACTGTAAAGCTCTTCATTGATGGGAAATTTGTTGAATCCAAAAGTGACAAATGGATTGACATCCACAACCCA GCCACCAATGAGGTCATTGGTCGTGTTCCTCTGGCCACCAAGGCCGAAATGGACATGGCTGTTGCTTCCTGCAAACGTGCTTTTCCCACATGGGCGGACACTTCAGTATTAAGCCGCCAGCAGATCCTGCTCCGCTATCAACAACTCATTAAAGAAAACTTG aAAGAAATCGCCAAGTTAATCACATTGGAACAAGGGAAGACCCTCGCTGATGCTGAAGGAGATGTATTCCGAGGCCTTC AGGTGGTTGAGCATGCCTGCAGTGTAACATCCCTCCTGCTGGGAGAGACTATGCCATCCATCACCAAAGACATGGACCTTTATTCCTACCGTCTGCCTCTGGGGGTGTGCGCGGGCATTGCTCCATTCAATTTTCCTGCCATGATCCCCCTGTGGATGTTTCCAATGGCCATAGTGTGTGGAAATACCTTCCTACTGAAACCATCAGAGCGAGTTCCTGGAGCAAGCATGCTTCTTGCTAAGTTGTTCCAGGACTCTGGTGCCCCAGATGGAACACTAAATATCATCCATGGACAACATGAAG ctGTAAACTTTATTTGTGATCATCCGGATATCAAAGCAATCAGCTTTGTGGGATCCAACCAGGCAGGAGAGTACATCTTCGAGAGAGGGTCAAGACATGGCAAGAGAGTTCAAGCCAATATG gGAGCCAAGAACCATGGAGTAGTCATGCCAGATGCCAATAAGGAGAATACCCTGAACCAGCTGGTTGGGGCAGCCTTTGGAGCTGCTGGTCAGCGCTGCATGGCTCTTTCCACAGCAATCCTTGTAGGAGAAGCTAAGAAGTGGCTGCCAGAGCTGGTGGAGCGTGCCAAAAACCTGAGAGTCAATGCAG GAGACCAGCCTGGAGCTGATCTTGGCCCTCTGATCACCCCCCAGGCCAAAGAGCGAGTCTGTAATCTGATTGATAGTGGAACAAAGGAGGGAGCTTCTATCCTCCTTGATGGTCgaaaaattaaagtgaaaggCTATGAAAATGGCAACTTTGTTGGACCAACCATCATCTCAAATGTCAAG CCAACTATGACCTGTTACAAAGAGGAGATTTTTGGTCCAGTTCTTGTGGTTCTGGAGACAGACACTTTGGATGAAGCCATCAAGATTGTAAATGACAATCCATATGGAAATGGAACCGCCATCTTCACCACCAATGGAGCCACTGCTCGGAAATATTCCCACCTGGTGGATGTTGGACAG GTGGGGGTAAATGTCCCTATTCCAGTGCCTTTGCCAATGTTCTCATTCACCGGTTCTCGATCTTCCTTCAGAGGAGACACCAATTTCTATGGCAAACAG GGCATCCAATTCTACACTCAGCTAAAGACCATCACTTCTCAGTGGAAAGAAGAAGATGCTACTCTTTCCTCACCTGCCGTAGTCATGCCTACCATGGGCCGTTAG